One Nematostella vectensis chromosome 10, jaNemVect1.1, whole genome shotgun sequence genomic window carries:
- the LOC5513512 gene encoding protein mab-21-like 2: protein MACFSGRYNTNMKHFVSNIVHRRKSETYQAIANVCRVVPEVLKHVEALEPRFISSLKQLDGRYLGLYVVSPKRFEVCLYLNQMGVFNFIDDGCPSGCAMLKLSDERKRSMSLWTEFITASGYLSARKMRSRFTSLVGEAIRRGNLQSQVQMVGANSHSTVLSINDTYTVELIPAFRCGAIWPQNTCSWPSPDSYWPSQAAVANIKLRGFNLLAKDPYPSVKPVNTEGDAWVLSFTDSEELLLAGGCRRLCVSMLKALCDKHLNVPGDCIEYIHLKNLVLYECEKHPRDFEWFDEALFHRINGILLQLVSCLQCRKCPHFFLKGVELFAGKSRTVLDQAAKQVWNLARDLATNPSSFEAT from the coding sequence ATGGCCTGCTTCTCTGGCCGCTACAACACGAACATGAAGCACTTTGTGAGTAACATAGTCCACCGACGGAAGAGCGAGACTTACCAAGCCATCGCTAACGTCTGCCGTGTCGTCCCCGAGGTACTCAAGCATGTGGAAGCGCTCGAGCCTAGGTTTATCTCATCTTTGAAGCAGCTTGACGGAAGATACCTCGGCCTGTATGTTGTCTCTCCAAAGCGGTTTGAAGTATGTTTATACTTGAATCAGATGGGAGTCTTCAACTTCATAGATGACGGTTGTCCGTCCGGCTGCGCTATGCTCAAACTAAGTGACGAACGCAAACGGTCCATGTCTCTGTGGACAGAGTTTATCACGGCTTCAGGCTACTTATCGGCTCGCAAAATGCGATCACGGTTCACGTCTCTGGTCGGTGAGGCGATACGTCGCGGGAATCTACAGAGTCAAGTACAGATGGTCGGCGCGAACTCCCATTCCACCGTACTCTCCATCAATGACACTTACACCGTTGAGCTTATCCCGGCATTCCGCTGTGGCGCTATTTGGCCGCAGAACACATGCTCGTGGCCGTCGCCGGACTCATATTGGCCCAGCCAGGCTGCCGTGGCTAACATCAAACTGCGCGGGTTTAACCTCCTGGCCAAGGATCCTTACCCCTCTGTCAAACCAGTGAACACGGAGGGAGACGCGTGGGTCTTGTCTTTTACTGACTCCGAGGAGCTGCTCTTGGCGGGAGGTTGCCGCAGACTGTGTGTTAGCATGCTAAAGGCTCTTTGCGACAAGCATTTGAACGTTCCAGGGGACTGTATAGAGTACATACACCTTAAGAATCTAGTCTTGTATGAATGCGAGAAGCACCCAAGGGACTTCGAGTGGTTTGACGAGGCTTTATTTCATCGCATAAATGGGATTCTCTTGCAGTTAGTCTCGTGTTTGCAGTGTAGAAAATGCCCGCACTTTTTTCTTAAAGGCGTAGAATTATTTGCAGGAAAGTCAAGGACTGTCTTGGACCAGGCGGCAAAACAAGTTTGGAATTTAGCAAGGGACTTGGCGACGAATCCATCTAGCTTTGAGGCGACATAG